The Nicotiana tomentosiformis chromosome 2, ASM39032v3, whole genome shotgun sequence genome includes the window AATGAACTTGTGATGCGTTGACTTTCCTTCAATCTTTCCAATATTAGTTGAAAATTCATGAATTAAATATATGATTTGCAATCCAATATTCTTATTTAGGAATGAAACAACAATAGGAAAAATAGATGAACAATATATTCTAGACTCGTATATATAATTGAAAATGTAAATACAAATttaaaataagaagaagaagtagaaggTGCATAATACACTCATATAGTAGAAAATGTAAATACAAAAAAATAGTAGAAATTGAAAATAAAACACTCATATTGTAGACAATGTAAAATCAAATAACGGAGAAAATAATCTTTGCACAACACACATAAAAAAGTTTTAAAATCGTCAAAGCTAAACTCCTACAAATTAATGTTGTTTATACATATCTCCATATATACAATTTCAATGGTATTTTTCAGCAATTTCCATCAAACGAGAGCAGAATTCTTGAGTTTTAGAGAACATGACCATATGATCTGAACCTAAAATAACCTTCACATCTTGTGGTGGATTCTTCTCAATCATCCATCGTTGAACATCTGCCTTCATTGACAGATCTTGACTGCACATAATGTAGACTCTTGGAATCGAACCATACTTTTCTTTAGTGAGTTCTGCTTCTTTTAAAACTTCAGGATCATGGAACATTGGAGTGTGTCGCATCAACAACGAAGCAAGGATCATATCCTGAGAAGAAGAACGCAACTCCTGATAATTAATGCATTCTTTTATTTGTGTTATTTTCTTCGATCGACTTACTCAAAATATTAGAGAGTAatgagatgatgatgatgatgatatttgatgAATTATATGTCCACTTATTATACTAGTCTCGATTCCTCAAGGTTGTACGAGCAGTAATAGTAGTAAAAAAATCTTCTCATCTAAAAGTTTATACTTTTGTTTATGTatacttaattatatttttaataaactCCCTCATGTGATGTCTTGATTCTTTGAATAGATCAAACATGTACTAAAAGGGGTGACCATAAGACTTTAACCTAGAGTATATATCTTCTCTAAATATATCATGTTGAAATTTGCGGTCATCTCTTATTTACAATTTTAAGTTGTTAAAACgaacatatttttatttacttaattaattCTTTTTATGCGACAAGAATAGAGGGAACACCAGCAACAAGTGTAatggtaatatttatttttattctaagaaattctttttattttgatCTACGTGAAATTTTATTTATACGGCACATAGATTTTCTTAAAAAAGCATTAGATGTTAACGCGAAGAATTATTGACAAAATATAAATGTGTAAAATGCACTAACCTCAGCTCTTGAGTATTGGTACATCTTTGACGACAGAAAATTAGAGCCGAAGTATACAGCCGTTGGGGGCTTATCAGTACCATTATCAAATTTGTATTTGTTGTCCTTGAGAAAATCCAACCCTTGATTTGACTGCAGATTGAGCAATAAAAGGAAAACAATTAGGAAAAACAAAATCAGAAGAAAATAATTCTTTTTCCAAATTTTAATTAATTCTCAATAAACGTTTACCATCTTGAACTACTTTGTGTCTGGCTTAGTTTATGACTATGTATTAAATTATACTACAGTTTTAACGCAAAACGTATTCAGTGTTACAATATTTAATAACTACCTAGTACTATAGCTTATCCTGAAAAAGTACATAATAATGGTAAGACTgtttgttaaatatttgataTGACTTATCTTAAATGAATTCAGCTAACGTTTATATAGCTTCGAATTATTACAGCCGTAATCCATATAGGAGTATAGGCTTAG containing:
- the LOC104111861 gene encoding methyl jasmonate esterase 1-like; translation: MEKGQRRVIKSHFVFVHGLGHGAWCWYKVITTLISLGYKATALDLAASGVHYKESEEVKSLSDYVEPLMHVVELLPPDDRLILVGHGMGGLAISLATEKFPKKIAAAVFVAAYMPGPDFPFSHIIQQSNQGLDFLKDNKYKFDNGTDKPPTAVYFGSNFLSSKMYQYSRAEDMILASLLMRHTPMFHDPEVLKEAELTKEKYGSIPRVYIMCSQDLSMKADVQRWMIEKNPPQDVKVILGSDHMVMFSKTQEFCSRLMEIAEKYH